A portion of the Candidatus Hinthialibacter antarcticus genome contains these proteins:
- a CDS encoding ABC transporter substrate-binding protein yields MNTPSRQTINRSLFVFVPVFILVIAFAAGCGKSAPTVAYSPDADPLVNLPKLFEPAPDDLALIDTDATLYLNLDGAPQNLNPIFGSSQYEFTVSELIFDQPFNFDRSMEWTTTPHWVESFEEAEDHLSAIVKIKPGLAWQDGIPITAHDIVYSWKSICDDKVPCPAVKTGTTDVIDCIALDDLTVKYIHKEAVPTSKWNILFPIIPKHLYEKEQDKNPDLMTGDYYSQLNRNPIGSGPYKLVEWAANERIVLERWENYPGPKPYFKRIVFRLIQDRNAQLLAFEKGELDCILLSQDQFANQTNDERFDKLGVKLLKPEWSYYYIGWNMDGKTNQFFNDKRVRLAMTHALNMPLILEKILYNLSDQAPGIYHPDAWMYNPEVQLFPFDLAKAGQLLDEVGWMKDEQDGWRYKTIDGQRMKFEFTLSIPQGSAIGPQVANYYQQDLRSIGVDMNTRTIEWATFQQMTRKHEFQSHIAGWGTGTDPDTGWNLWRTEEYDGGRNYGGYSNPRVDELFAQGRKEFDAEKRKAIYQEIHKLIYDDQPYTFIFNRASTYAINKRIRGVQSGPRGIFNFDPSIRAWWTPASTNDAAMKP; encoded by the coding sequence ATGAATACGCCCAGCCGACAAACCATCAATCGCAGCCTCTTCGTATTCGTTCCCGTTTTCATCTTGGTTATCGCTTTCGCGGCTGGATGCGGCAAAAGTGCTCCGACTGTCGCGTATAGCCCCGACGCCGACCCGCTGGTGAATCTTCCCAAATTATTTGAACCAGCGCCGGACGACCTCGCTCTGATTGATACCGATGCGACCTTGTACCTGAATCTTGACGGCGCGCCGCAAAACCTGAATCCGATATTCGGATCGTCGCAATATGAATTTACGGTGTCTGAATTGATTTTTGATCAACCGTTTAACTTTGACCGTTCGATGGAATGGACCACAACGCCGCATTGGGTTGAATCATTCGAAGAAGCCGAAGACCACCTCTCAGCCATCGTTAAAATAAAACCGGGGTTGGCCTGGCAAGACGGCATCCCGATCACCGCCCATGACATCGTCTATTCATGGAAAAGCATCTGCGACGACAAAGTGCCCTGCCCCGCCGTCAAAACGGGAACGACTGATGTCATTGATTGCATCGCCCTCGATGACCTCACGGTGAAATACATTCACAAAGAAGCCGTACCCACGTCAAAATGGAACATCCTGTTCCCCATTATTCCCAAACATTTATACGAAAAAGAGCAGGATAAAAATCCTGACTTGATGACGGGCGACTACTATTCACAACTCAACCGCAACCCCATCGGCAGCGGCCCATACAAACTGGTAGAATGGGCTGCCAACGAGCGTATTGTTCTTGAACGCTGGGAAAACTACCCGGGCCCCAAACCCTACTTCAAGCGCATCGTTTTTCGTCTCATTCAAGACCGCAACGCGCAACTACTCGCATTTGAAAAAGGCGAACTCGACTGCATCCTGCTTTCTCAAGACCAATTCGCCAACCAAACCAACGACGAACGGTTCGACAAACTCGGCGTCAAATTGCTCAAACCCGAATGGTCTTACTACTACATCGGTTGGAACATGGACGGCAAGACCAACCAATTCTTCAATGACAAGCGCGTCCGGCTCGCTATGACCCACGCACTGAACATGCCGTTAATTCTCGAAAAAATTCTTTATAATTTGTCAGATCAGGCGCCCGGCATCTATCACCCCGACGCATGGATGTACAATCCCGAAGTTCAATTGTTTCCATTTGACCTCGCCAAAGCCGGACAATTATTAGATGAAGTGGGTTGGATGAAAGACGAGCAAGACGGTTGGCGCTATAAAACAATCGACGGCCAGCGCATGAAGTTTGAATTCACTCTGTCGATTCCCCAAGGTTCTGCCATCGGCCCGCAGGTCGCCAATTACTATCAACAAGACTTGCGCAGCATCGGCGTCGACATGAACACACGCACCATTGAATGGGCCACCTTCCAACAGATGACCCGCAAACATGAATTTCAATCTCATATCGCCGGTTGGGGAACGGGCACCGACCCTGACACTGGTTGGAACTTGTGGCGCACGGAAGAATACGACGGCGGGCGCAATTATGGCGGCTATTCAAACCCGCGCGTCGACGAACTATTCGCGCAAGGCCGCAAAGAATTTGACGCCGAAAAGCGCAAAGCCATATACCAGGAAATCCATAAACTAATTTATGACGATCAGCCGTATACGTTTATTTTCAACCGCGCCAGTACCTATGCAATCAACAAGCGTATTCGCGGCGTGCAATCCGGCCCGCGCGGCATCTTTAATTTCGACC